A genomic window from Alkalihalobacillus sp. AL-G includes:
- the glf gene encoding UDP-galactopyranose mutase, producing MKVDWLVIGAGFSGCVLAERIAKELDQKVMIIEKRDHIGGNAYDCYDANDILVHKYGPHLFHTNSKKVWDYLSTFTEWTPYQHRVLAVVEGRKVPVPFNLNSLEILFPKTYSEKMERLLIEKYGLGSKVPILTLKKDQQEEIRNFANYVYQNIFLGYTSKQWGMKPEELDPSVTGRVPVYISKDDRYFQDKYQAVPKHGYTEMFRNMLKHPNIKLLLNTDIKEIEGVFGDAKKIYTGPIDSYFNYKHGTLPYRSLKFNPLYYGDRETFQETAQVNYPNDFDFTRMTEYKKITGQNVPGTTVIIEQACPYHPEMNEPYYPIPKKEYHQLYRKYAEEAKALQGKVFFIGRLAEYKYYNMDQVVARALHVFEKEVQPIYSD from the coding sequence GTGAAAGTGGATTGGCTTGTAATCGGAGCGGGATTTTCTGGATGTGTACTTGCCGAGCGGATTGCTAAAGAATTGGATCAAAAAGTGATGATTATCGAGAAGAGGGACCATATCGGTGGGAATGCGTATGATTGCTATGATGCGAATGATATTCTTGTGCATAAATATGGCCCCCATCTCTTTCACACCAACTCTAAAAAGGTTTGGGACTACCTGTCCACATTTACCGAGTGGACACCGTATCAACACCGTGTTCTGGCCGTTGTGGAAGGAAGGAAGGTCCCTGTTCCATTCAACCTGAATTCACTGGAAATTTTGTTTCCGAAAACCTACTCGGAAAAAATGGAGAGGCTTTTAATTGAAAAATATGGTCTTGGAAGCAAAGTTCCGATTTTAACATTGAAAAAGGATCAACAAGAAGAGATTAGAAACTTTGCAAACTACGTTTATCAAAACATTTTCCTTGGTTACACATCAAAACAGTGGGGGATGAAACCCGAAGAGCTGGACCCATCCGTAACAGGGAGAGTCCCTGTGTATATCAGCAAGGATGATCGGTACTTCCAGGATAAGTATCAAGCCGTTCCAAAACACGGTTATACGGAAATGTTTCGAAATATGCTCAAACATCCGAACATAAAACTGTTACTGAATACGGATATAAAGGAAATTGAAGGTGTATTCGGGGATGCAAAAAAAATCTATACAGGACCGATCGACTCCTACTTCAACTATAAACATGGTACCCTTCCTTATCGGAGTTTGAAGTTCAACCCTCTGTATTATGGGGATCGGGAAACTTTCCAGGAAACGGCACAGGTCAACTATCCGAACGATTTCGATTTTACGAGAATGACAGAATATAAGAAAATCACGGGGCAAAATGTTCCGGGGACGACAGTAATCATTGAACAAGCGTGTCCATATCACCCAGAAATGAATGAACCTTATTATCCGATTCCTAAGAAAGAATATCATCAGCTGTACCGGAAATATGCAGAGGAAGCGAAAGCATTACAAGGAAAGGTTTTCTTTATCGGAAGACTGGCAGAATACAAGTATTACAATATGGATCAGGTCGTCGCTAGAGCGCTCCATGTTTTTGAAAAGGAGGTCCAACCGATCTATTCCGACTAG